In the Solanum pennellii chromosome 5, SPENNV200 genome, one interval contains:
- the LOC107019375 gene encoding ankyrin repeat-containing protein ITN1-like produces the protein MVGVKEDTEIADMRSPALLLQENLLSFERVKSVCSADFFEIINEEGKTAEELFTKANAKLRSEAKDWLKRTAENCTIVAVLIATVTFAAAYTIPGGPNQSTGYPVLLAQPFFVIVTIGDVLSITFALTSQ, from the exons ATGGTTGGTGTAAAAGAGGACACTGAAATTGCAGATATGAGAAGCCCTGCTTTGCTATTGCAAGAGAACTTGCTCTCATTTGAG CGTGTGAAAAGCGTCTGCTCAGCTGATTTTTTCGAAATTATTAACGAAGAAGGCAAGACAGCAGAAGAGTTATTCACTAAAGCAAATGCTAAACTACGTTCAGAAGCGAAAGACTGGCTTAAACGCACTGCTGAGAACTGTACAATAGTTGCTGTGCTCATTGCAACAGTAACATTTGCCGCAGCCTATACTATTCCAGGTGGTCCAAATCAAAGCACGGGTTATCCCGTCCTCTTGGCCCAACCGTTCTTTGTGATTGTCACTATTGGAGATGTGCTTTCCATTACCTTTGCTTTGACCTCACAATGA